One genomic segment of Hordeum vulgare subsp. vulgare chromosome 2H, MorexV3_pseudomolecules_assembly, whole genome shotgun sequence includes these proteins:
- the LOC123431095 gene encoding 2-alkenal reductase (NADP(+)-dependent)-like isoform X2 encodes MRGREDDMSLVNGGAVPLRVPEAAAGPAVLVKNLYLSCDPYMRGRMRDFHGSYIPPFKPGSVIEGLGVARVVDSTHPGFVAGDIVSGMTGWEEYSLIDKPEQLNKIQQSDIPLSYHLGLLGMPGFTTYVGFYEICSPKKGEFVFVSAASGAVGQIVGQLAKLHGCYVVGSAGTNEKRKTGCTLNCKCKDCHNPFGAREAGVSNASPGETTPPSSTGTKPDRCHYKVNRCKKAGLLLCEAQGQVHLILQVPRV; translated from the exons ATGAGGGGGAGGGAGGACGACATGTCGCTCGTCAACGGCGGCGCCGTGCCGCTGCGCGTCCCCGAGGCCGCCGCCGGCCCGGCCGTGCTGGTGAAGAACCTCTACCTCTCCTGCGACCCCTACATGCGCGGCCGGATGCGGGACTTCCACGGCTCCTACATCCCCCCGTTCAAGCCCGGATCT GTTATAGAAGGGTTGGGCGTGGCAAGAGTGGTGGACTCCACTCATCCGGGGTTCGTCGCCGGCGACATTGTTTCGGGAATGACTGGCTGGGAGGAATACAGCCTGATTGACAAGCCTGAACAGctgaacaagattcagcaaagcgacatacCACTCTCCTACCATCTGGGGCTTCTCG GCATGCCTGGTTTTACAACTTACGTTGGATTCTATGAAATCTGCTCACCGAAGAAAGGAGAGTTTGTCTTTGTTTCTGCTGCATCTGGAGCAGTTGGTCAGATTGTCGGTCAACTTGCAAAGCTCCATGGCTGCTATGTTGTCGGAAGTGCTGGAACAAATGAGAAA CGCAAGACTGGGTGCACCTTAAACTGCAAGTGCAAGGATTGCCATAATCCCTTTGGGGCCAGAGAGG CTGGTGTGTCCAACGCTAGTCCAGGAGAAACCACACCACCATCAAGCACTGGAACGAAACCCGACCGATGCCATTACAAGGTAAACAGATGCAAAAAAGCGGGGCTATTACTGTGTGAAG CACAAGGTCAGGTGCACCTCATATTGCAAGTGCCTAGGGTGTGA
- the LOC123431094 gene encoding SKP1-like protein 1: MAAAEGEKKITLKSSDGEEFDVDKTVAMESVTLRHMIEDECADNAIPLPNVNSKILSRVIEYCKQHVQARPKPADSAAADASSSSSPAAAPAPTVDMKNWDAEFIKVDQATLYDLILAANYLDIKGLLDLTCQTVADMIKGKTPEEIRKTFNIENDFTPEEEAEIRKENQWAFE; encoded by the coding sequence ATGGCGGCCGCGGAGGGCGAGAAGAAGATCACGCTCAAGAGCTCAGATGGCGAGGAGTTCGACGTGGACAAGACGGTCGCCATGGAGTCGGTGACCCTCCGCCACATGATCGAGGACGAGTGCGCCGACAACGCCATCCCGCTCCCCAACGTCAACTCGAAGATCCTCTCCAGGGTCATCGAATACTGCAAACAGCACGTGCAGGCCAGACCAAAGCCGGCcgactccgccgccgccgacgcctcctcctcctcttccccagcCGCGGCGCCAGCCCCCACCGTGGACATGAAGAACTGGGACGCCGAGTTCATCAAGGTCGACCAGGCCACCCTCTACGACCTTATCCTGGCTGCAAATTATCTTGACATCAAGGGACTACTGGACCTCACTTGCCAGACTGTCGCCGACATGATCAAGGGCAAGACTCCCGAGGAGATCCGCAAGACCTTCAACATTGAGAATGACTTCAcaccggaggaggaggccgagattCGCAAGGAGAACCAGTGGGCTTTTGAGTAG
- the LOC123428873 gene encoding protein TOPLESS-RELATED PROTEIN 2-like, whose translation MRVGQPDEVSFSGASHPPNVYSQEELPKQVVRTLNQGSNVMSLYFHPVQQTILLVGTNVGDIGIWEVGSRERIAHKTFKVWDIGSCTLPLQAALMKDAAICVNRCLWSPDGNILGMETGSSAALLIRAIFQ comes from the exons ATGCGTGTAGGCCAGCCAGATGAG GTGTCATTCTCTGGTGCAAGCCATCCTCCCAATGTTTACAGTCAAGAAGAGCTCCCCAAACAAGTTGTTCGCACACTCAATCAGGGTTCTAATGTTATGAGCCTGTATTTCCATCCTGTTCAACAAACTATTCTTCTAG TTGGAACAAATGTTGGTGACATCGGGATATGGGAAGTTGGTTCACGCGAAAGGATAGCACACAAGACATTTAAAGTTTGGGACATTGGCTCCTGTACCTTGCCATTGCAG GCTGCACTAATGAAAGATGCTGCAATATGTGTCAATAGGTGTCTGTGGAGCCCTGATGGAAATATTCTAGGTATGGAAACAGGCAGTTCAGCTGCATTATTAATACGCGCCATTTttcaataa
- the LOC123431095 gene encoding 2-alkenal reductase (NADP(+)-dependent)-like isoform X1: MRGREDDMSLVNGGAVPLRVPEAAAGPAVLVKNLYLSCDPYMRGRMRDFHGSYIPPFKPGSVIEGLGVARVVDSTHPGFVAGDIVSGMTGWEEYSLIDKPEQLNKIQQSDIPLSYHLGLLGMPGFTTYVGFYEICSPKKGEFVFVSAASGAVGQIVGQLAKLHGCYVVGSAGTNEKRKTGCTLNCKCKDCHNPFGAREAAGVSNASPGETTPPSSTGTKPDRCHYKVNRCKKAGLLLCEAQGQVHLILQVPRV; the protein is encoded by the exons ATGAGGGGGAGGGAGGACGACATGTCGCTCGTCAACGGCGGCGCCGTGCCGCTGCGCGTCCCCGAGGCCGCCGCCGGCCCGGCCGTGCTGGTGAAGAACCTCTACCTCTCCTGCGACCCCTACATGCGCGGCCGGATGCGGGACTTCCACGGCTCCTACATCCCCCCGTTCAAGCCCGGATCT GTTATAGAAGGGTTGGGCGTGGCAAGAGTGGTGGACTCCACTCATCCGGGGTTCGTCGCCGGCGACATTGTTTCGGGAATGACTGGCTGGGAGGAATACAGCCTGATTGACAAGCCTGAACAGctgaacaagattcagcaaagcgacatacCACTCTCCTACCATCTGGGGCTTCTCG GCATGCCTGGTTTTACAACTTACGTTGGATTCTATGAAATCTGCTCACCGAAGAAAGGAGAGTTTGTCTTTGTTTCTGCTGCATCTGGAGCAGTTGGTCAGATTGTCGGTCAACTTGCAAAGCTCCATGGCTGCTATGTTGTCGGAAGTGCTGGAACAAATGAGAAA CGCAAGACTGGGTGCACCTTAAACTGCAAGTGCAAGGATTGCCATAATCCCTTTGGGGCCAGAGAGG CAGCTGGTGTGTCCAACGCTAGTCCAGGAGAAACCACACCACCATCAAGCACTGGAACGAAACCCGACCGATGCCATTACAAGGTAAACAGATGCAAAAAAGCGGGGCTATTACTGTGTGAAG CACAAGGTCAGGTGCACCTCATATTGCAAGTGCCTAGGGTGTGA